Genomic DNA from Streptomyces sp. PCS3-D2:
GACGGTCCCGGAGAGGGCGGCGTCGGGCGCGCGGTGGGTGACGACGACGAGGGACGCCTCGCCGTCCTTGCCCTGCTGGCGGACGGTGTCGATGGACACACCGTGCTCCGCGAACGTCGTCGCCACCTGGGCGAGGACGCCCGGCTTGTCGGCCACATCGAGGCTGATGTGGTAGCGGGTGACGACATCGCCCATGGGGCTGACCGGCAGCTGGGTGTACGCCGACTCGCCGGGCCCCGTTGCCTCGGCGAGCTTGTTGCGGGCGACGGCGACGAGGTCGCCGAGGACCGCGGACGCGGTCGGGGCGCCGCCCGCACCGGGCCCGTAGAACATGAGCCGCCCGGCGGCCTCCGCTTCGACGAAGACGGCGTTGTACGCCTCGCGGACGGACGCGAGCGGGTGGCTGAGCGGGATCATCGCCGGGTGGACGCGGGCCGTGACGGACGCCCCGTCCGCGGCGCGCTCCAGGATGGCCAGGAGCTTGATGGTGCAGCCCATCCGCTTGGCGGAGGCGAAGTCCGCGGCGCTGACCTCGGTCATGCCCTCGCGGTACACGTCGTCCAGACGGACGCGGGTGTGGAAGGCGATGCCGGCCAGGATCGCGGCCTTGGCCGCGGCGTCGTAGCCCTCGACGTCGGCGGTCGGGTCGGCCTCGGCGTACCCGAGGGCGGTGGCCTCGTCGAGCGCCTCCTGGTAGCCGGCGCCGGTCGAGTCCATCTTGTCGAGGATGAAGTTCGTGGTGCCGTTGACGATGCCCATCACCCGGTTGATCTTGTCGCCGGCGAGGGACTCGCGCAGCGGGCGGATCAGCGGGATGGCGCCGGCGACGGCGGCCTCGTAGTACAGGTCGAGCCCGGCCCGCTCGGCGACGGCGTGCAGCGCGGCGCCGTCCTGGGCGAGCAGCGCCTTGTTCGCGGAGACCACCGAGATACCGTGCTCGAAGGCGGTGGTGATCAGAGTGCGGGCCGGCTCGATGCCGCCGATGACCTCGATGGCGATGTCGATGTCGCCTCGTTTGAGAAGGGCGGTCGCGTCGGTGGTGATCAGCGCGGGATCGATGCCCTCGCGCACCTTGGAGGGGCGGCGGACCGCCACGCCGGCGAGCTCGACGGGCGCACCGATCCTCTGCGTGAGGTCGTCGGCGTGCGTCGTCATGATGCGAGCCACCTCTGAGCCGACCACTCCACAGCCCAGCAGCGCCACCTTCAGCGGACGCGTACGCATCATTCGACCTACGCCTTTCGATCTTCCATCATTACCCCGCGCACGGTTTGCACGCGGGGTGTGAACCAGTCTCACCCAATGGACAGCACTTTCCACCTTCGGTCCATTGGCTGAGACACCTATTTCATTATCCGACGTCGAGTCGCAGGAGATCTTCCTCCGTCTCGCGGCGAACGATCACTCGGGCCTGCCCGTCACGCACGGCGACGACGGGCGGGCGGAGCGCGTGGTTGTAGTTGCTGGCCATGGAGCGGCAGTACGCGCCGGTCGCGGGCACGGCGAGGAGGTCACCGGGCGCCAGGTCGGCCGGCAGGAAGGCGTCCTTCACGACGATGTCACCGCTCTCGCAGTGCTTACCGACGACGCGGACGAGCATCGGTTCGGCGTCGGAGGTACGGGACACGAGCGCGATGGAGTATTCCGCGTCGTAGAGGGCCGTACGAATGTTGTCGGACATCCCACCGTCGACGCTGACGTACGTACGCAGCCCCTCCAGCGGCTTGATCGTCCCCACCTCGTACAGCGTGAACGCGGTCGGACCGACGATGGCGCGACCGGGCTCGACCGAGATCCGGGGAGCGCGCAGCCCGGCGCTCTCGCACTCGCGGGCCACGATCTCGGTGAGGGCCTTGGCGATCTCGTGCGGCTCGCGGGGGTCGTCGCCGGAGGTGTAGGCGATGCCGAGGCCGCCGCCGAGGTCGATCTCGGGCAGTTCGATGCCGTGCTCGTCACGGACGGCGGCGAGCAGCCGCACGACGCGCTTGGCGGAGACCTCGAAGCCGGCCATGTCGAAGATCTGGGAGCCGATGTGCGAATGGATCCCCAGCAGCTCCAGCGAGTCGTGGCCGAGGACACGGCGCACGGCCTCGGCGGCGGACCCGTCCGCGACGGCGATGCCGAACTTCTGGTCCTCGTGGGCGGTCGCGATGAACTCGTGCGTGTGCGCCTCGACGCCGACGGTCACGCGAATCTGCACCGGCTGGCGTACGCCCAGCTCACGGGCGATGTGCGCGACACGGACGATCTCCTGGAAGGAGTCCAGGACGATCCGGCCGACGCCGGCCCCGACGGCCCGGCGGATCTCCTCCCCGGACTTGTTGTTGCCGTGGAAGGCGATCCGGTCGGCGGGCATGCCCGCGGCGAGGGCGGTCGACAGCTCCCCGCCGGAGCACACGTCGACGTTGAGACCCTCTTCCTTCAGCCACTTCACGACAGCCTTGGAGAGGAAGGCCTTCCCGGCGTAGAAGACGTCGGCGTCCTTGCCGAAGGCGTGCGCCCAGGCCCGGCAGCGCGACCGGAAGTCGTCCTCGTCGAGGAAGTACGCGGGCGTCCCGAACTCCTCGGCGAGCCTGGTGACTTCCATGCCGCCGACGGAGACGACGCCGTCGTCCCCGCGCCGGACGGTCCGGGCCCAGACCTTCTCGTCGAGCGCGTTCAGGTCGGCGGGCGGCGGGGAGTAGTGCCCTTCGGGCAGGACGTCGGCGTGGCGGGGCCCGGCGGGGTGCGCGGAACGGCTCATCGGCTTCTCTCTTCGCGGTTCATAGGCGTTCGGGTGCGTCCAAGCCGAGCAGGGCCAGGCCGCCGGCCAGCACCGTCCCGGCGGCTTCGGCGAGTGCCAGCCGGGCGCGGTGGGCGGCCGAGGGTTTCTCGTCCCCCCGGGGCAGTACGCGGTACTGGAAGTCGAGCAGCGCATCGGCCAGCTCGACGAGGTGCCGGACGAGCCGCTCGGGCGCGCGGTGGTGCGCGGCGGCCTCCAGGACGAGGGGATGGTCGGCGAGGAGCCGCAGCAGGGCGGCGGCGTCGCCGACCTCGCCCGCCTCGGGCCGGAAGCCCAACTGCTCGGCGTTGCGTACGAGGGCCCGGCTGCGTGCATGGGCGTACCGGACCCGGAAGAACTCGCTGGCCTCGCCCTGGTGCAGCAGCAGGTCGGAGAAGGACGGAGTCTCCCGGGCGGGCGTGGCGAGCATCGCCCATCGGGCGGCGTCGGCCCCGTAGCGGGCGACGACGTCGCCGTCGCGCTGCGCGACGGGAGCGACGGTGACAGCGATGGCGGGGGTGGCGGAGTCGGGAGAGGCCAGAGCGCCGGTGGAGGCGGCAGGGGCGGCGGGCGTGCGCACGGACCCGATCTCACCCTGGACGTACAGGAGCCGCAGAACGCTCTGGCGCACCACGCGCTCACGGGGCCCGAGCCCGCTCTCGTCGCCGTGGACGGTCCGCACGGCCCGGCCTCGGACATCCCGGCCGATCACGTCGGCCACGACCGCGGGCGCGGAGGGGGCGGGCAGCACGAAGTTGAGGAACCCCGCTCCGGTGACCTCGACGCGCTCGATCCCGGGCTCGGCCCCGAGCCGGCGGGCCAGTACGTCGGCCACTCCACGGGGCGGGCATCCGGCGGCCTTGGCGACCTGGAAGGCGACGGGGGTGGCGTAGTCCCCCACCCCGCCGGGCCGGGTCCGCTCGACGACGACCCGCTCGGGCGCGGCCGCACCCGCGGCGAGCTCCCCGTCGGCGACGGCGCAGCGCACGGCGCGTACGACGCAACGGGAGAGGTCTGCGGGGGTCACGGGACCAGCCTAGGGGAGGCGCCCGGTCATCCCACGAAGGGTTTCGCCATGTGAACAGCAGCCCCCGCGGGCCGACCGCGACTCAGCCGCGGCCCCTCCCGGCGGGTGCCCCTCTCCTCCCGTCGCGCCGGTCCTTGCGCTCGATGAGCCGGCGCACGACCCGTACGAGCTCGGTGGGCTCGAACGGCTTGGCGAGGAAGGCATCCACCCCGGCCGCGATCCCGGCCTCGACCTCCTGCTGCGTACAGGCGCTGACGATGGCCACGGGCACGTCCCGGGTCCGCGGATCGGCCCGCAACTGCGCGGCGGCCCCGAACCCGTCCAACCGGGGCATGACCACATCAAGAGTGATCACGTCAGGGCACACCCGGTGCGCCACGTCCAGGGCCTCGGCACCATCGTTCGCGGTCACGACCTCGAAGCCCTCCAGCTCGAGATTGACCTTGATCAGCTGCCGGATCACCTTGTTGTCGTCGACGACGAGGACCCGGCCAGAGACGCCTGGCACAACTCGAGAGTAGGTCGGCGCGGGCCCCCGCGTCCGGGTTTTTGCCACTTCCACCCCGTGCGGGCGACCCATGTCCCCGTCCCCCGCACATCGGTTCCTGATCACCCCGCGGAAGCTGGTAGTGTTCAACCCGTCGCCGCACGACGAGCGACACGCCCCCGTAGCTCAGGGGATAGAGCAACGGCCTCCGGAGCCGTGTGCGCAGGTTCGAATCCTGCCGGGGGCACTTCGCAGGAAGTGCCCAAAGACCCCGCCGCCAGCGCACATGCTGGAGACGGGGTCTTCGCGTATGTGCAGCCGTCAGGCAATGCAGCCCCATGGCCGCCTCTGAGGCTTTCGTGCCACTCGGGCGGTCGTACGCGGGTGCAGGAGTACGCGGCTGCCGAAGGCGCGGCGACTGATTGATTCCCTGCGGCAGCTCACCACCCGACTGTACTGTCGTCCACCACCCCGCCCGTGGGCCTTCAACGAGAGGTGCCGCATGACCACGCCCGCCACCGTGAACCTGACGAAGGCCGCCCCCACCGTCTCTCTGGCCAAGCACGGCGTGACCTCCGGACTGATCAAAGTGAACCTCAACTGGACCTCGCCGCAGGCCGCCGCTCGGCAGGCGGCCGGCGAGGCGCGCGGTCTGTTCGGCCGGATACGGGCCTCGCTGCGCTCGGCCTCCGCCTCGGCCAGGACGGTGGACCTCGACCTCGGCTGCATGATCCGCTGCACCGACGGCTCCAAGACCGTCGTGCAGGCGCTGGGCAACGCCTTCGGTGCGGTGGACCGCTTCCCGTACGTCGCCCTCGACGCGGACGACCGGACCGGGGCACGGGAGACGGGGGAGAACCTCGTCATCAACCTGGACCACCAGGCCGAGTTCCAGAAGCTCCTGCTCTTCGTCTACATCTACGAAGGCTCCGGCGACTTCCGCGGCCTCGACGCCGTGGTGACCTTGACCTCCGACCGCGGCGACCGCTTCCGGGTGGTCCTGGACGCATGCCCGCCGCAGGCGAACGCCTGCGCCATCGCCCTCATCAAGCGCCAGAAAGGCGAACTCGTCATCGAACGCGAGGTGCGCTGGTTCACTCCGGCGGACGGTCCCGGCGTCCAGGACAAGATCTCCCGCGCCTACCGGCTCGGCATGAAGTGGACCCCCGGACGGAAGTAACCCCCCGGCCGCGATTCCTCGGCCTCTGCGAGGCGGGGGCCGACGGTGTCCGCAGCCGGAGCGTGGCCGATGCGGTCGCCCGCCGCAGACCGGAGGACCGGCTGCCAGAAGCGCACTGCGGCGCGAGGTCCCCGACGTCGGAGTGCCGGAGAGGGGCGGACCTCGTGGTGAGGTCCGCCCCGGTGTGCCCGGCCGGGCGGGGGTGCGATGGGGTGACGCGAGAGGGGGCCGGGTGGGTCAGAAGGTGAGGGACCAGGCGTCGATCTTTCCGGTGTCCCACCAGGCGTTGTCATGGACCCGGAGGTTCCAGATGCCGTTGGCGGGGGACGCCGAGGTGTCGACGGTGTACGTGGCGCGCAGGTCGTCGTTGCTGCCGCCGACACCGTAGTCCTTGAGCAGGTGGACCCTGCCGTCCGGCGCGAGGAGTTCGACCCGGAGGTCTCCGATGTAGGTGTGCTTGATGTCCACGTCGACCTTCAGCGCGGACGGGGCGTTGCCCGAGCGCCCCTTGACACCGATCGGCGATTCCGAGGTGGCGTGGTCGTTGATCGCGTAGTCGGTGGTGTTCTCGTAGCGGTCGCCACCGGGCGGCGGCGGCTCGTCGCCCCCGCCTGCCACGCGCAGCAGGCGGTTGGGGCTGCCGCTGCCGGGGTCGCCGACGACGCCCTCGGTGGCCGCCGAGGTGAGGGCGGCGGAGACCTGCGCCGGTGTGGCCGACGGGTTGCCGGCGAGGTAGACGGCGGAGGCGCCCGCGACGTGCGGGGCGGCCATCGACGTGCCCGAGATGGTCTGGCGGTCGGTGTCGCTGCCGTTCCAGGCCGAGGTGATGGAGTAGCCGGGCGCGAACAGGTCGAGGATGCTTCCGTAGTTGGAGAAGTACGCCCTGTCGTCGCCGCTCGTGGTCGCTCCGACGGTCAGCGCCTGGGAGACGCGGGCGGGCGAGGATCCGGAGGCGTCCTCGTCCTCGTTGCCGGCCGCGACGGCATAGGTGATGCCGGAGGCGATGGAGTTGCGAACGGCGTTGTCCAGGGTGGTGTTGGCCCCGCCGCCGAGGCTCATGTTGGCGACGGCCGGCTTGACGGCGTTCCGCGTCACCCAGTCGATGCCCGCGACGACCCCGGAGATGGTGCCGGAGCCTTCGTCGTCGAGGACCCGGACCGCCACGACCTTCGCCTTCTTGGCAACGCCGTAGGACGACCCCGCGACGGTACCCGCGACGTGGGTGCCGTGGCCGTGGCCGTCGGCGGCGGTGTTGTCGTCGTCGACGGCGTCGTAGCCGTAGGAGGCGCGACCGCCGAAGTCCTGGTGGGTGATGCGGACACCGGTGTCGATGATGTATGCGGTGACGCCCTCGCCGGCGGAGTCCGGGTAGCGGTACGTCTGGTCCAGTGGCAGCTTCTCCTGGTCGATCCGGTCCAGGCCCCAGGAGGGCGGGGACGGCTGGGTTCCGTTGATCCTGACCACCTGGTCCTGGACGACCGATTCGACCGCCGGATCCGCGGCGAGTCGCCTGGCCCGCGCCTCGGACAGTTCGACCGCGTAGCCGTTGAGGGCCGCGGTGTACGTTCGCGTGACCTTGGCGCCGTACCGCTCGGCGAGAGCTCTGCCGGAGGCCCCGTCGGAGTCGGCGAGGGCGGGGCGGAGTGTGACGAGGTAGCTGCCGGGGACTGCGGCGGCGCCGGTGGTGTGCGGGACGGCGCCGGTGCCGCCGGTTCCCGCCGCTGCTGCGGCCGGGGCGGCGAGGGAGCAGGCGCCCAGGGCGGAGGCCAGGAGCAGTCCGGCCAGGCTGGTTCTGCGTCGTCGCGTGCGTAACGCGGACATGGGGG
This window encodes:
- a CDS encoding homoserine dehydrogenase: MRTRPLKVALLGCGVVGSEVARIMTTHADDLTQRIGAPVELAGVAVRRPSKVREGIDPALITTDATALLKRGDIDIAIEVIGGIEPARTLITTAFEHGISVVSANKALLAQDGAALHAVAERAGLDLYYEAAVAGAIPLIRPLRESLAGDKINRVMGIVNGTTNFILDKMDSTGAGYQEALDEATALGYAEADPTADVEGYDAAAKAAILAGIAFHTRVRLDDVYREGMTEVSAADFASAKRMGCTIKLLAILERAADGASVTARVHPAMIPLSHPLASVREAYNAVFVEAEAAGRLMFYGPGAGGAPTASAVLGDLVAVARNKLAEATGPGESAYTQLPVSPMGDVVTRYHISLDVADKPGVLAQVATTFAEHGVSIDTVRQQGKDGEASLVVVTHRAPDAALSGTVEALRKLDTVRGVASIMRVEGE
- the lysA gene encoding diaminopimelate decarboxylase; translation: MSRSAHPAGPRHADVLPEGHYSPPPADLNALDEKVWARTVRRGDDGVVSVGGMEVTRLAEEFGTPAYFLDEDDFRSRCRAWAHAFGKDADVFYAGKAFLSKAVVKWLKEEGLNVDVCSGGELSTALAAGMPADRIAFHGNNKSGEEIRRAVGAGVGRIVLDSFQEIVRVAHIARELGVRQPVQIRVTVGVEAHTHEFIATAHEDQKFGIAVADGSAAEAVRRVLGHDSLELLGIHSHIGSQIFDMAGFEVSAKRVVRLLAAVRDEHGIELPEIDLGGGLGIAYTSGDDPREPHEIAKALTEIVARECESAGLRAPRISVEPGRAIVGPTAFTLYEVGTIKPLEGLRTYVSVDGGMSDNIRTALYDAEYSIALVSRTSDAEPMLVRVVGKHCESGDIVVKDAFLPADLAPGDLLAVPATGAYCRSMASNYNHALRPPVVAVRDGQARVIVRRETEEDLLRLDVG
- the nrtL gene encoding ArgS-related anticodon-binding protein NrtL; amino-acid sequence: MTPADLSRCVVRAVRCAVADGELAAGAAAPERVVVERTRPGGVGDYATPVAFQVAKAAGCPPRGVADVLARRLGAEPGIERVEVTGAGFLNFVLPAPSAPAVVADVIGRDVRGRAVRTVHGDESGLGPRERVVRQSVLRLLYVQGEIGSVRTPAAPAASTGALASPDSATPAIAVTVAPVAQRDGDVVARYGADAARWAMLATPARETPSFSDLLLHQGEASEFFRVRYAHARSRALVRNAEQLGFRPEAGEVGDAAALLRLLADHPLVLEAAAHHRAPERLVRHLVELADALLDFQYRVLPRGDEKPSAAHRARLALAEAAGTVLAGGLALLGLDAPERL
- a CDS encoding response regulator, translated to MGRPHGVEVAKTRTRGPAPTYSRVVPGVSGRVLVVDDNKVIRQLIKVNLELEGFEVVTANDGAEALDVAHRVCPDVITLDVVMPRLDGFGAAAQLRADPRTRDVPVAIVSACTQQEVEAGIAAGVDAFLAKPFEPTELVRVVRRLIERKDRRDGRRGAPAGRGRG
- a CDS encoding S8 family peptidase: MSALRTRRRRTSLAGLLLASALGACSLAAPAAAAAGTGGTGAVPHTTGAAAVPGSYLVTLRPALADSDGASGRALAERYGAKVTRTYTAALNGYAVELSEARARRLAADPAVESVVQDQVVRINGTQPSPPSWGLDRIDQEKLPLDQTYRYPDSAGEGVTAYIIDTGVRITHQDFGGRASYGYDAVDDDNTAADGHGHGTHVAGTVAGSSYGVAKKAKVVAVRVLDDEGSGTISGVVAGIDWVTRNAVKPAVANMSLGGGANTTLDNAVRNSIASGITYAVAAGNEDEDASGSSPARVSQALTVGATTSGDDRAYFSNYGSILDLFAPGYSITSAWNGSDTDRQTISGTSMAAPHVAGASAVYLAGNPSATPAQVSAALTSAATEGVVGDPGSGSPNRLLRVAGGGDEPPPPGGDRYENTTDYAINDHATSESPIGVKGRSGNAPSALKVDVDIKHTYIGDLRVELLAPDGRVHLLKDYGVGGSNDDLRATYTVDTSASPANGIWNLRVHDNAWWDTGKIDAWSLTF